A region from the Bdellovibrio bacteriovorus genome encodes:
- the rplQ gene encoding 50S ribosomal protein L17 — MSSHRRRVKHFDRKSGPRKALLRGLVTSLIEHGRITTTVDRAKEVRRHVERAITLGKKGDLATTRLLMSRYPNKEAVNSIVTDLAPRFKTRPGGYTRIIKIGRRPGDTAEMAFLEFVDYDFEAKGAAKEDAKATKAEPKAVAKKASAAKKATTKQVAAKKKSVKKAQKKDRAAARA, encoded by the coding sequence ATGAGTTCACACAGAAGAAGAGTAAAACATTTCGATCGTAAATCTGGCCCAAGAAAAGCTTTGTTGAGAGGTCTTGTAACTTCTCTTATCGAGCACGGCCGTATCACTACAACTGTTGACCGTGCTAAAGAAGTACGTCGTCACGTTGAAAGAGCTATCACTCTTGGTAAAAAAGGTGACTTGGCAACAACTCGTTTGTTGATGTCTCGCTACCCTAACAAAGAAGCTGTTAACTCGATCGTTACTGATCTAGCTCCACGTTTCAAGACACGCCCAGGTGGTTACACTCGTATCATCAAAATTGGTCGTCGTCCTGGTGACACTGCAGAGATGGCTTTCCTTGAGTTCGTAGACTACGATTTCGAAGCTAAAGGCGCTGCTAAAGAAGACGCGAAAGCGACTAAAGCAGAACCAAAAGCAGTAGCTAAAAAAGCTTCTGCAGCTAAGAAGGCAACTACTAAACAAGTAGCGGCTAAAAAGAAATCTGTTAAAAAGGCTCAAAAGAAAGACAGAGCAGCAGCTCGCGCTTAA
- a CDS encoding DNA-directed RNA polymerase subunit alpha, whose translation MQEHYYKFWREMIKPKGFEVDRDTLRDDYAKFIIRPLERGFGVTLGNSLRRILLSSMMGSAITAVKFEGVLHEFTTIPDVLEDVTDIILNLKEVRFKQYTSDSVTLKISKKGPGKVTAGDIQVSDKIEVLNPDLHIATLGGNANFNAEIVVSFGRGYVPVENRETDLPVGFIGVDALYSPIRKVNYNVSNARVGQRTDYDALTLEVWTDGSLKPEEAVALSSKIMKEQLQIFLTFDETMEPAEEAREMGSPSLNENLFRSVDDLELSVRSANCLKNANIRYIGELVVRSEAEMLKTKNFGRKSLNEIKEILGEMGLGLGMKIEGWPPPGWDPSQPPQKRETPQ comes from the coding sequence ATGCAAGAGCACTATTATAAGTTCTGGAGAGAGATGATCAAACCAAAGGGATTTGAGGTTGATCGTGATACTCTTCGTGATGACTACGCTAAATTCATTATCCGTCCCCTCGAAAGAGGTTTCGGGGTTACTCTTGGTAACTCCCTAAGAAGAATTCTTTTGAGTTCTATGATGGGTTCTGCAATTACGGCTGTTAAGTTTGAAGGCGTATTGCACGAGTTCACTACGATTCCTGATGTTCTTGAAGATGTTACTGACATTATCTTGAACCTTAAAGAAGTGCGTTTTAAACAATACACTTCTGATTCTGTTACTTTGAAGATCTCTAAAAAAGGTCCAGGCAAAGTAACTGCTGGCGATATCCAAGTTTCTGATAAGATCGAAGTTTTGAACCCAGATCTTCACATCGCTACTTTGGGTGGAAACGCAAACTTCAACGCGGAAATCGTTGTAAGTTTCGGTCGTGGTTATGTTCCTGTTGAAAACAGAGAAACTGACCTTCCAGTAGGTTTCATCGGCGTAGACGCTCTTTACAGCCCGATTAGAAAAGTAAATTACAACGTATCAAATGCACGCGTTGGTCAAAGAACTGACTACGATGCTTTGACACTTGAAGTATGGACAGATGGTTCTTTGAAACCAGAAGAGGCAGTTGCCCTTTCATCTAAAATCATGAAAGAACAACTTCAAATCTTCCTTACTTTCGACGAAACTATGGAGCCAGCTGAAGAAGCTCGCGAAATGGGTTCTCCTTCATTGAATGAGAATTTGTTCCGCTCTGTAGACGATCTAGAGTTGTCTGTACGTTCAGCTAACTGCTTGAAAAACGCTAACATCCGTTACATCGGTGAGTTGGTTGTTCGTTCTGAAGCAGAGATGCTTAAAACTAAAAACTTCGGACGTAAGTCTCTTAACGAGATCAAAGAGATCTTGGGCGAGATGGGTCTTGGCCTCGGTATGAAAATCGAAGGCTGGCCACCTCCGGGTTGGGATCCAAGTCAACCTCCTCAAAAGAGAGAGACTCCTCAGTAA
- the rpsD gene encoding 30S ribosomal protein S4 has protein sequence MSCINESVCKLCRRENVKLFLKGDRCYTDKCSFERRPYPPGQHGQSRLKFSEFALQLREKQKTKRYYGVSEKQFVKYVTEASRSKELTGTALLKFLETRLDNVVYALGYANSRREARQLVKHNHFLLNGKRANIPSIIVNKGDVITVAESSREMGKILGAIQSVARRSVPAWLEADHAKFTGTVKDLPTREDVTVATEENMIVEYYSR, from the coding sequence GTGAGCTGCATTAACGAAAGCGTTTGTAAGCTTTGCCGTCGCGAAAACGTGAAACTTTTCTTGAAGGGTGACCGTTGTTACACTGATAAGTGTTCTTTCGAAAGAAGACCTTATCCTCCAGGACAACACGGTCAATCTCGTTTGAAGTTCTCTGAATTTGCACTTCAATTGCGTGAAAAACAAAAAACTAAGAGATACTACGGTGTTTCTGAGAAACAATTTGTGAAATATGTTACAGAAGCCAGCCGTTCAAAAGAATTGACGGGCACTGCGCTTCTTAAATTCCTCGAGACAAGACTTGATAACGTTGTATATGCTTTGGGATATGCAAACTCTCGTCGTGAAGCAAGGCAGCTTGTTAAACACAACCATTTCTTGTTGAATGGTAAGAGAGCTAACATTCCAAGCATCATCGTAAATAAAGGTGACGTTATTACGGTTGCGGAATCAAGCCGCGAAATGGGCAAAATCTTGGGCGCTATTCAATCAGTTGCTCGTAGATCTGTTCCAGCATGGCTTGAAGCTGATCATGCTAAATTCACTGGTACTGTTAAAGATCTTCCAACTCGCGAAGACGTAACAGTTGCTACTGAAGAAAACATGATCGTTGAATACTACTCAAGATAA
- the rpsK gene encoding 30S ribosomal protein S11 produces the protein MNTTDNKKVAKKKVKRNVPQGNCYIQAGFGNVIVTMTDPNGATVSWSSAGHLGFKGSRKGTPYAAQSAAEDAAKKAMEAGMRSVDVYLKGPGAGREPAIRALAATGMRILTLKDITPVPHNGCRPPKRRRI, from the coding sequence ATGAACACTACTGACAATAAAAAAGTTGCTAAGAAAAAAGTTAAAAGAAACGTTCCTCAAGGGAACTGCTATATCCAAGCTGGCTTCGGTAACGTTATCGTTACGATGACTGATCCGAACGGAGCTACGGTGTCTTGGTCCTCTGCTGGACACCTTGGTTTCAAAGGAAGCCGTAAAGGCACTCCTTATGCAGCACAGTCCGCGGCAGAAGACGCTGCAAAAAAAGCTATGGAAGCAGGCATGAGATCTGTGGACGTTTATCTTAAAGGACCAGGCGCTGGTCGTGAACCTGCAATCCGTGCACTTGCTGCTACAGGTATGAGAATCTTGACTCTTAAAGATATCACTCCTGTTCCACATAACGGTTGCCGTCCGCCTAAGCGTAGAAGAATTTAA